A portion of the Stigmatella aurantiaca DW4/3-1 genome contains these proteins:
- a CDS encoding alpha/beta hydrolase — MNTIHLVDPSARELVTQLPSVDPERQSVAEFRANLLAIYAQAAPLMPEAREERKVPGPPGTPEVRVLIYRPTPQPQPFPAILYIHGGGMIGGAAEMMDAASVQLAQGHGALVVAVDYRLAPETPFPGPVEDCYAALDWLFRNADSLGVDPSHIAIMGHSAGGGLAAATALLARDRGVYLLSGQILIYPMLDSRTGTPEALADNPLTGEFVWTREFNRFGWKALRGTEPLPPERLGHFSPAQASDVSRLPPAFIAVGALDLFLEEDVAYALRLARSGVPVDLHVYEGGIHGFDLFPGALATRFEADLRAALGRVLQGAPGNTAPQG; from the coding sequence ATGAATACGATCCACCTTGTCGATCCATCCGCGCGCGAACTCGTCACCCAACTTCCTTCCGTGGACCCCGAACGCCAGTCCGTCGCGGAGTTCCGGGCCAATCTTCTCGCCATCTACGCGCAGGCGGCTCCGCTTATGCCGGAGGCCCGCGAGGAGCGAAAGGTCCCTGGCCCGCCGGGCACGCCGGAGGTGCGAGTCTTGATTTACCGGCCGACGCCCCAGCCGCAGCCCTTCCCTGCCATCCTGTACATCCACGGCGGCGGGATGATTGGCGGGGCGGCGGAGATGATGGATGCGGCCAGCGTTCAGCTCGCGCAAGGCCACGGGGCGCTCGTCGTGGCGGTGGACTATCGCCTGGCTCCCGAGACGCCGTTCCCGGGGCCCGTGGAGGATTGCTACGCAGCGCTCGATTGGCTCTTCCGGAACGCGGACAGCCTGGGCGTCGACCCCTCGCACATCGCCATCATGGGGCACAGCGCCGGTGGAGGCCTGGCGGCGGCGACGGCACTGCTGGCGCGTGACCGGGGCGTATACCTGCTCTCCGGGCAGATCCTCATCTACCCCATGCTGGATTCCCGCACGGGGACGCCGGAAGCACTCGCGGACAACCCCCTGACCGGTGAGTTCGTCTGGACGCGCGAGTTCAACAGGTTCGGCTGGAAGGCCCTGCGCGGCACGGAGCCCCTCCCGCCGGAGCGCCTCGGTCACTTCTCGCCGGCCCAGGCCTCGGACGTGAGCCGCCTTCCCCCCGCCTTCATCGCCGTGGGAGCGCTCGACCTCTTTCTGGAGGAGGACGTGGCGTACGCGCTCCGGCTGGCACGTTCTGGCGTGCCGGTGGACCTGCACGTCTACGAGGGGGGGATCCACGGGTTCGACCTCTTCCCCGGGGCCCTCGCCACCCGCTTCGAGGCCGACCTGCGCGCCGCGCTCGGTCGCGTGCTGCAAGGCGCTCCGGGGAACACAGCGCCTCAAGGCTGA
- the hxsC gene encoding His-Xaa-Ser system radical SAM maturase HxsC produces the protein MEVPDAYLLPAGLFPLAEGDVVRVEPSQGRVSTLYRKASLSNSLLVTERCDNYCLMCSQPPRPHDDSWLLEELMELIPLISPETRELGITGGEPGLLGEGLLRLVEGLKTHLPMTAVHMLSNGRRFSEEGFAQGLGQVRHPDLMVGIPLYSDLPEEHDHVVQARGAYDDTVRGILNLKRAGVRVELRVVIHAFTYERLPELARFIARNLLFVDHVALMGLELMGFAKTNLLKLWVDPLDYQESLRASVRILDRAGVSTSLYNHPLCVLPTDLHPFARKSISDWKNVYFRECEGCSLREACGGFFASSSLKRSRGITSVRG, from the coding sequence GTGGAGGTTCCGGATGCCTATCTGCTGCCTGCCGGGTTGTTTCCGCTCGCGGAAGGGGACGTGGTGCGAGTGGAACCTTCCCAGGGGAGGGTGAGCACGCTCTACCGGAAGGCGTCACTGTCCAACAGCCTGCTGGTCACGGAACGATGCGACAACTATTGCTTGATGTGCTCGCAGCCGCCGCGCCCGCATGATGACTCCTGGTTGCTGGAAGAGTTGATGGAACTCATCCCACTCATCTCCCCGGAGACCCGCGAGCTGGGCATCACGGGAGGAGAGCCCGGGCTGCTGGGAGAGGGGCTGCTGCGGCTCGTGGAGGGGTTGAAGACGCACCTGCCGATGACTGCGGTCCACATGCTCTCCAATGGCCGGCGCTTCTCGGAGGAGGGCTTTGCCCAGGGGCTGGGCCAAGTGAGGCATCCAGACCTGATGGTGGGCATCCCGCTGTACTCCGACCTCCCCGAGGAGCACGACCACGTCGTGCAGGCACGGGGGGCGTACGACGACACCGTTCGTGGCATCCTGAACCTGAAGCGGGCGGGCGTCCGGGTGGAACTCCGGGTCGTCATCCATGCCTTCACCTACGAGCGACTTCCGGAACTGGCGCGCTTCATCGCCCGGAACCTGCTCTTCGTGGATCACGTCGCGCTGATGGGGCTGGAGTTGATGGGGTTCGCGAAGACGAACCTTCTGAAGCTCTGGGTGGATCCGCTCGACTACCAGGAGTCCCTGCGCGCGTCGGTGCGAATCCTGGACCGGGCCGGCGTCAGCACGTCCCTCTACAACCACCCGCTCTGCGTGCTTCCCACGGACCTCCACCCCTTCGCGCGAAAGAGCATCTCCGACTGGAAGAACGTCTACTTCCGCGAGTGCGAGGGCTGCTCCCTGAGAGAGGCCTGCGGCGGATTCTTCGCCTCGTCGTCACTGAAGCGCAGCCGGGGCATCACATCCGTGCGAGGATAA
- the hxsB gene encoding His-Xaa-Ser system radical SAM maturase HxsB, giving the protein MFQERTAFGPGPDYRLAPFRFSPLDDRRYVVTNDVGEHVVLSREHLVAFVQRTLPPDSPTYKALKSRHFMFDRQSRVALDLLALKYRTRAEQLAAFTGLHIFVVTLRCDHSCQYCQVSRQVEDRARFDMTREHADRALDLVFQSPSPALKIEFQGGEPLLNFGLIRHVVERALTLNQPLGRDLQFVIATNLSRLSEEMLAFCKQHGIFLSTSLDGPEALHNAQRPVRGGNSHQRTVEGIRRAREALGDQAVSALMTTTRTSLDRVEEIIDEYVHLGFHSVFLRNLSPYGFAVRGKGGQDYDVDRWIAFYQRGLAHILELNAKGYALREEFTTLLLQKLFSPQGSNYVDLQSPAGLGIGALVYNYDGAVYASDEGRMLAEMGDLSFRLGHVATDGHAALLTSETLLAHLSDTMPEGVPMCSDCAFLPLCGADPVFHRATQGDAVGHKAFSAFCKKQMAVLRHLITLLEDDPPARETLLGWL; this is encoded by the coding sequence ATGTTCCAGGAACGCACGGCCTTCGGACCCGGCCCGGACTACCGGCTCGCACCCTTCCGGTTCAGCCCGCTGGATGACCGCCGGTACGTGGTGACCAACGACGTGGGGGAACACGTGGTGCTCTCGCGCGAGCACCTGGTAGCCTTCGTGCAGCGCACGCTGCCGCCGGACTCGCCAACGTACAAGGCGCTCAAGTCCCGGCACTTCATGTTCGACCGGCAGTCGCGTGTGGCGTTGGACCTGCTGGCGCTCAAGTATCGGACGCGGGCCGAGCAGCTTGCGGCTTTCACCGGCCTGCACATCTTCGTGGTCACGCTGCGGTGTGATCACTCCTGCCAGTACTGCCAGGTGTCGCGTCAGGTGGAGGACCGGGCCCGGTTCGACATGACGCGGGAGCACGCGGACCGGGCCCTGGACCTGGTGTTCCAGAGTCCCTCTCCCGCGCTCAAGATTGAGTTCCAGGGGGGCGAGCCGCTGCTCAACTTTGGTCTCATCCGCCATGTCGTCGAACGCGCCCTCACGCTGAACCAGCCGCTGGGGCGGGACCTCCAGTTCGTCATTGCGACGAACCTCTCCCGGCTGTCGGAGGAGATGCTGGCGTTCTGCAAGCAGCACGGCATCTTCCTCTCCACGTCGCTCGATGGACCGGAGGCGCTGCACAACGCCCAGCGTCCCGTGCGAGGTGGAAACAGCCACCAACGGACGGTAGAGGGCATCCGCCGTGCGAGAGAGGCCCTGGGCGATCAGGCCGTCTCCGCGCTCATGACCACCACACGCACCAGCCTGGACCGGGTGGAGGAGATCATCGACGAATACGTGCACCTGGGATTTCACTCCGTCTTCCTGCGCAACCTGAGCCCCTATGGTTTCGCGGTCCGGGGCAAGGGCGGCCAGGACTACGATGTCGACCGGTGGATCGCCTTCTACCAACGAGGGCTCGCGCACATTTTGGAGCTCAACGCCAAGGGATACGCGCTGCGCGAGGAGTTCACCACCCTCCTCCTGCAGAAGCTCTTCTCTCCCCAGGGCTCGAACTACGTGGACCTTCAGTCGCCAGCGGGCCTGGGGATTGGTGCGCTCGTCTACAACTACGACGGTGCTGTCTATGCCTCCGACGAAGGCCGGATGCTGGCGGAGATGGGTGACCTGTCCTTCCGGTTGGGGCATGTCGCCACCGACGGCCACGCTGCCCTCCTGACGTCCGAAACCCTGTTGGCTCACTTGAGCGACACGATGCCGGAAGGCGTGCCCATGTGCAGCGACTGCGCATTTCTTCCGCTGTGCGGCGCGGATCCCGTCTTCCACCGCGCGACACAGGGGGACGCCGTGGGGCACAAGGCCTTCAGCGCCTTCTGCAAGAAGCAGATGGCGGTGCTCCGGCACCTCATCACCTTGCTCGAGGACGACCCTCCGGCACGAGAGACGCTGCTCGGGTGGCTGTGA
- the hxsD gene encoding His-Xaa-Ser system protein HxsD → MSGSPSLPPDVPGAFVFHEGVVRLTLDLRVYRLAAVQKASYRFAEHFTVVLGTSDGQLLPVTCLFRPDTRKAEALDAVRCYFQELLDQELREQIGEETRPVRALILAQAFSRTDLIRRD, encoded by the coding sequence TTGAGTGGTAGTCCCTCCCTGCCGCCGGACGTGCCCGGGGCCTTCGTCTTCCACGAGGGCGTGGTCCGCCTCACGCTCGACTTGCGCGTCTACCGCCTCGCCGCCGTACAGAAGGCCAGCTACCGCTTCGCGGAGCACTTCACGGTGGTCTTGGGTACTTCGGACGGGCAGCTCCTCCCGGTCACCTGTCTCTTTCGTCCGGACACGCGCAAGGCGGAGGCTCTCGATGCCGTCCGGTGCTACTTCCAGGAGTTGCTGGACCAAGAACTGCGCGAACAGATTGGCGAGGAGACGCGGCCCGTGCGCGCGTTGATCCTCGCCCAGGCCTTCTCCCGGACCGACCTCATTCGGCGGGACTGA